The proteins below are encoded in one region of Dryobates pubescens isolate bDryPub1 chromosome 27, bDryPub1.pri, whole genome shotgun sequence:
- the MCAT gene encoding malonyl-CoA-acyl carrier protein transacylase, mitochondrial, with protein MGSWAAATWRLGGCSGRGGLRDVPRRWGSSRIGGGDQAATLSDLLQSSVEAEEQGAAAAMGERPSPQEGTVLLFPGQGSQFVGMGRGLLRYPGVRDMYRLAEKVLGYDLLSLCLEGPRDELDRTQHCQPAVFVASLAAVEKLNHQQPKVVERCVAAAGYSVGEFAALVFAGALGFAEALYAVKVRAEAMQKASEAVPSGMLSVIGRREANYKFACLEARKHCESLGIENPVCQIANYLFPDSRVIAGHLQALEFLQENARKYYFTRAKMLPVSGAFHTRLMEPAVEPLAEVLKSIEIQKPLVCVYSNVDGKKYMHSKHIQKLLVKQVVSPVLWEQTMHSVYARRQGTEFPYTYEVGPGKQLGAVLKKCNLKAWKQYTHVDTLEDEETRDA; from the exons ATGGGCAGCTGGGCCGCGGCGACATGGCGGCTTGGTGGCTGCAGCGGGCGCGGCGGCCTCCGCGACGTACCGCGGCGGTGGGGCAGCTCCCGCATCGGCGGTGGGGACCAGGCGGCGACCCTGAGCGACTTGTTGCAGAGTTCGGTGGAGGCCGAGGAGCAgggcgcggcggcggcgatGGGGGAGCGACCGTCTCCCCAGGAGGGCACGGTGCTGCTCTTCcccgggcagggcagccagTTCGTGGGGATGGGCCGCGGGCTGCTGCGGTACCCCGGCGTGCGGGACATGTACCGCCTGGCCGAGAAGGTGCTGGGTTACgacctgctctccctctgcctggAGGGGCCGCGGGACGAGCTGGAccgcacccagcactgccagcccgcCGTATTCGTCGCCTCCCTGGCCGCCGTGGAGAAGCTCAACCACCAGCAGCCTAAA GTGGTGGAGAGGTGCGTGGCGGCGGCGGGGTACAGCGTGGGAGAGTTCGCGGCGCTGGTCTTCGCTGGAGCCCTGGGTTTTGCCGAAG CGCTGTACGCGGTGAAAGTGCGCGCCGAAGCCATGCAAAAGGCGTCGGAGGCCGTCCCCAGCGGAATGCTGTCGGTTATCGGTCGGCGAGAGGCAAATTACAAATTTGCCTGCTTGGAAGCCCGTAAACACTGTGAATCCCTGGGTATAGAAAACCCCGTGTGTCAGATTGCAAACTATTTGTTTCCAGACAGCAGAGTCATTGCAGGACACTTACAG GCCTTGGAATTTTTGCAGGAGAATGccagaaaatattattttacgCGTGCAAAAATGCTTCCAGTCAGTGGGGCTTTCCATACCAGACTTATGGAACCAGCAGTAGAGCCATTGGCTGAAGTCCTAAAATCGATTGAGATTCAGAAACCACTGGTCTGTGTCTATTCCAATGTTGATGGCAAAAAGTACATGCACTCAAAGCACATTCAGAAGCTGTTAGTGAAGCAGGTGGTTTCACCTGTGCTGTGGGAACAGACCATGCATTCTGTGTATGCAAGAAGGCAAGGAACAGAATTTCCTTACACATACGAAGTGGGGCCCGGGAAGCAACTAGGAGCTGTTCTCAAAAAGTGTAATTTAAAGGCCTGGAAACAATATACCCATGTAGATACTTTGGAAGATGAGGAAACAAGAGATGCCTGA
- the TSPO gene encoding translocator protein encodes MAVVPAWAPTVAFTLLPHAGGVLGSRITKKEIPVWYASLQKPSWCPPNWVFAPVWGTLYTFMGYGSYMVWKELGGFNEKSVVPLGLYAGQLALNWAWTPIFFGAHKMGWGLVTLLLTTGTATATTASWSKINKTAAYLMVPYLAWLAMASALNYRIWKDNGSKKQAE; translated from the exons ATGGCCGTGGTACCAGCCTGGGCCCCGACGGTGGCCTTCACGCTTCTGCCCCATGCAGGAGGAGTTTTGGGAAGCAGGATAACCAAAAAGGAAATCCCAGTGTGGTATGCATCTCTCCAGAAGCCATCCTGGTGTCCACCTAACTGGGTGTTTGCTCCTGTTTGGGGAACTCTCTATACATTTATGGG GTATGGCTCCTACATGGTGTGGAAGGAATTAGGGGGCTTCAACGAAAAGTCCGTGGTTCCTCTGGGTCTGTATGCAGGGCAGCTGGCCTTAAACTGGGCATGGACTCCAATATTTTTTGGAGCTCATAAAATGGGATGG GGGCTGGTGACTCTCCTGCTCACAACTGGTACGGCAACAGCCACAACTGCTTCCTGGTCTAAGATCAACAAGACAGCAGCTTATTTGATGGTTCCTTATTTAGCTTGGCTAGCCATGGCTTCTGCACTCAACTACCGCATCTGGAAGGACAATGGCAGCAAGAAACAGGCTGAATAA